One Pararhizobium sp. IMCC3301 DNA segment encodes these proteins:
- a CDS encoding Na/Pi cotransporter family protein — MQVSGFLVHLAGAVMLLLYSTRMVRTGIERAAGPLLRTLFISLGKGWVKSVLAGVIGAIFLQSATAIALLVSSFAATGVLSVAVALAIVLGADLGTALVVQFLSLDLNWLMPALLAIGGFMFLKMDTRLAKQLGRVIIGVGLILISLSMIGTASAPLRSASWMPGFIGFLSEDILISFFGGVLLAFLFHSSVAAVLLFATLAAKGILPIEAGLPLVLGANAGGGLVAVWLSRDGKTPGRHVTGSNLLFRLVGGMAMLAVMSGVDLPLERLGATADRQLVNFHLLFNAALVLVCLPFIRPALALMRGLIRDEQEELDLLKPASALDTAVLKMPHLALASVTRELLRMSEIVEVMVTPVMDFFSVSNPQQVQRVRQLDKDVNRAHTDIKLYIAQLSQGELSSEEAQRAVEMTSVAISLERVGDIISKELLPLTIEKHRRNLEFSAAGWKELTNFHARVITNMQLALNVLVSEDLETARMLVEEKAVMRRLERESHDKHMARLSSGTVESRASSDIHLETIRALKEINSRFATFAYPTLEKRGVLLDSRLS, encoded by the coding sequence ATGCAAGTTTCAGGCTTTCTGGTGCACCTGGCCGGTGCGGTAATGCTTCTGCTCTATTCGACACGAATGGTACGAACCGGTATCGAGCGGGCCGCAGGTCCATTGCTGCGCACCTTGTTCATCAGTCTCGGCAAAGGCTGGGTTAAAAGCGTCCTTGCCGGCGTGATCGGAGCCATTTTCCTGCAAAGCGCGACAGCGATTGCCCTGTTGGTGTCGAGCTTTGCTGCCACCGGCGTGCTCAGTGTTGCGGTGGCGCTGGCGATTGTTCTGGGCGCCGATCTTGGCACGGCGCTTGTGGTGCAGTTTCTGAGCCTTGATCTGAACTGGCTGATGCCGGCATTGCTGGCCATTGGCGGCTTCATGTTCCTGAAAATGGATACCAGACTGGCGAAGCAACTGGGCCGTGTGATCATTGGCGTCGGGCTGATCCTGATCTCGCTGAGCATGATCGGCACAGCCAGCGCACCCTTGCGCTCCGCCAGTTGGATGCCGGGCTTCATCGGCTTCTTGAGTGAAGATATTCTGATTTCATTTTTCGGCGGCGTGTTACTGGCCTTTCTGTTTCACTCCAGCGTCGCGGCGGTGTTGTTGTTTGCCACTTTGGCGGCCAAGGGCATTCTGCCCATCGAAGCCGGCCTGCCGCTGGTGCTGGGTGCAAATGCCGGCGGCGGACTTGTCGCTGTCTGGCTGTCACGCGATGGCAAAACACCGGGACGCCATGTCACCGGCAGCAATCTCCTGTTCCGTCTGGTCGGCGGCATGGCGATGTTGGCAGTTATGTCCGGAGTGGATTTGCCGTTGGAACGGCTTGGTGCCACTGCCGACCGCCAATTGGTGAATTTCCATCTGCTCTTCAATGCCGCGCTGGTGCTGGTGTGCCTGCCATTCATACGGCCGGCCCTGGCCCTGATGCGCGGCCTCATTCGCGATGAGCAGGAAGAGCTGGACCTGCTGAAGCCGGCCAGTGCGCTGGATACCGCCGTTCTCAAAATGCCGCATCTTGCTCTGGCCAGCGTCACCCGCGAATTGCTGCGCATGAGTGAGATCGTCGAGGTGATGGTCACCCCGGTAATGGATTTCTTCAGCGTATCCAATCCCCAGCAGGTACAGCGCGTCCGCCAGCTCGATAAGGATGTCAACCGGGCCCACACTGACATCAAGCTCTATATCGCTCAGCTCAGTCAGGGCGAATTATCGTCAGAGGAGGCGCAGCGCGCCGTTGAAATGACCAGTGTGGCTATTAGCCTGGAACGGGTCGGGGATATTATCTCCAAGGAATTACTGCCTTTGACGATTGAAAAACACCGTCGCAACCTGGAATTTTCCGCAGCTGGCTGGAAAGAACTGACCAATTTTCATGCCCGCGTCATCACCAATATGCAACTGGCCCTCAATGTCCTTGTATCGGAAGATCTGGAGACGGCCCGAATGCTGGTTGAGGAAAAGGCGGTGATGCGCAGGCTGGAACGGGAAAGCCACGACAAGCATATGGCGCGGCTGAGCAGCGGCACCGTGGAAAGCCGCGCCAGCAGTGATATTCATCTTGAAACCATCAGAGCCTTGAAGGAAATCAACTCACGGTTTGCCACATTCGCCTATCCGACCCTGGAAAAACGCGGTGTGCTGCTCGACAGCCGGCTGAGTTAG
- a CDS encoding 2-aminoethylphosphonate--pyruvate transaminase, producing the protein MGEPFLLTPGPLTTAYSVKQAMLRDWGSWDNDFRAMTAQLRTQLLALIGDDKGAFDCVPIQGSGTFVVEAMLASFLPRQSKTLVLVNGAYGNRIAETLRYLGRNHVVMDKGDYLPPRGREVAEALANDAEISHVVVVHCETSSGILNPVEEISKVVYQAGRKLLIDSMSAFGALPADVKTVRYEAIVASANKCIEGVPGFGFVIGRKSELELAKGCSHSLSLDVHAQWAHMNKTGQWRFTPPTHVVAAFMEALRLHKAEGGVAGRGRRYIENRDCLVQGMREIGFETLLKEPWLSPIIVTFFNPADAAFDFQTFYDAMKRRGFIIYPGKLTVVDSFRVGCIGHMDAAIMRDVVEAARSVLAEIGVKDARPPEAALLERSKLAA; encoded by the coding sequence TTGGGCGAGCCGTTTCTGCTGACACCCGGCCCTTTGACCACTGCCTATTCCGTCAAGCAGGCCATGCTGCGGGACTGGGGGTCGTGGGATAACGATTTCCGGGCCATGACTGCGCAATTGCGCACCCAATTGCTGGCACTGATTGGCGATGATAAGGGCGCGTTTGACTGCGTTCCCATTCAGGGCAGCGGAACATTCGTTGTCGAAGCCATGCTGGCCTCTTTCCTGCCACGCCAGTCGAAAACTCTGGTGCTCGTCAACGGTGCCTATGGCAACCGGATTGCGGAAACCCTGAGATATCTCGGCCGAAATCATGTTGTCATGGACAAGGGGGATTACCTGCCGCCGCGCGGCCGCGAGGTCGCCGAAGCTTTGGCCAATGACGCGGAAATCAGTCATGTCGTGGTTGTGCATTGCGAAACCAGCTCCGGGATATTGAACCCGGTCGAAGAGATTTCAAAGGTGGTGTACCAGGCTGGTCGAAAGCTGCTGATCGATTCCATGAGTGCGTTTGGTGCATTGCCCGCTGATGTGAAAACCGTGCGCTATGAAGCCATCGTCGCCTCCGCCAACAAATGCATTGAAGGCGTTCCCGGTTTTGGCTTTGTGATCGGCCGCAAGAGCGAACTGGAACTGGCGAAAGGCTGCAGTCATTCGCTCAGCCTCGATGTCCACGCCCAATGGGCCCATATGAACAAAACCGGCCAGTGGCGGTTTACGCCTCCGACCCATGTGGTAGCAGCCTTCATGGAAGCATTGCGGCTGCACAAGGCTGAAGGCGGCGTTGCGGGCAGGGGGCGGCGATACATCGAAAATCGCGATTGTCTTGTTCAGGGGATGCGCGAAATCGGCTTTGAAACCCTGCTCAAAGAGCCGTGGCTCTCGCCGATCATCGTCACATTCTTCAATCCGGCTGACGCCGCCTTTGACTTCCAGACATTTTATGATGCGATGAAACGGCGCGGCTTCATCATCTATCCCGGCAAGCTGACGGTCGTCGACAGTTTTCGCGTGGGCTGCATTGGCCACATGGACGCAGCAATTATGCGGGACGTCGTTGAGGCTGCGCGCTCTGTGCTGGCCGAAATCGGGGTCAAGGATGCGCGGCCGCCGGAAGCGGCTTTGCTGGAGCGCTCAAAACTGGCGGCCTGA
- the phnA gene encoding phosphonoacetate hydrolase, whose amino-acid sequence MNDLSPVSITANGRDYARPKVPAIAICLDGCEPAYLDAAIAAGLMPTLKRIKQSGTVRMAHSVIPSFTNPNNLSIATGRPPSVHGICGNFLYDPETGEEVMMNDVRFLRAPTVFQACFDAGLRVAIVTAKDKLRAMLGNGLSFGDGAITGNGRAICFSAEKSDTTTIAEHGIDNASAYFDLPVPEVYSAELSEFVFAAGVRLLKDFKPDLMYLTTTDYVQHKYAPGVPEANVFYEMFDRYLTELDAAGAAIVVTADHGMKPKHLANGEPAVIYLQDLLDDWLGEAAARVILPITDPYVVHHGALGSFATAYLPADTNVEEIISRLSQVDQILLVVDKKTACERFELPEDRIGDIVVISGENMTLGTSAHRHDLAALDEPLRSHGGLTEQEVPFIVNRVLPDLPDAPVLRNFDAFHFACMAAAL is encoded by the coding sequence ATGAATGATCTGTCACCTGTGAGCATCACAGCCAATGGCCGCGATTATGCCAGGCCGAAAGTGCCTGCCATCGCGATTTGCCTTGATGGCTGCGAACCGGCCTATCTGGACGCGGCGATTGCCGCCGGGTTGATGCCAACCCTGAAACGCATCAAGCAAAGTGGCACTGTGCGCATGGCACACAGTGTGATTCCAAGCTTCACCAATCCCAATAATCTGTCCATCGCGACCGGCCGTCCGCCATCGGTTCACGGCATTTGCGGCAACTTTCTTTACGATCCGGAGACCGGCGAGGAAGTGATGATGAATGACGTCAGATTCCTCCGGGCACCGACCGTATTCCAGGCCTGTTTTGATGCCGGACTGCGGGTCGCCATTGTCACTGCCAAAGACAAGCTGCGTGCGATGCTTGGCAATGGTCTGTCCTTCGGCGATGGAGCCATAACCGGTAATGGCAGGGCGATTTGCTTTTCCGCCGAAAAATCCGACACCACGACCATTGCCGAACATGGCATTGACAACGCTTCGGCCTATTTCGACCTTCCGGTGCCCGAGGTCTATTCCGCCGAGTTGTCGGAGTTCGTGTTTGCCGCCGGTGTCCGGCTTTTGAAGGATTTCAAACCGGATCTGATGTATCTCACAACCACCGATTATGTGCAGCACAAATACGCGCCCGGCGTGCCCGAGGCGAATGTCTTTTATGAAATGTTTGACAGATATCTGACTGAGCTCGATGCAGCAGGCGCAGCCATTGTGGTGACGGCTGATCATGGCATGAAGCCGAAACATCTCGCCAATGGCGAGCCTGCCGTGATCTATCTGCAGGACCTGCTTGATGACTGGCTTGGCGAGGCTGCCGCCCGTGTGATCCTGCCGATCACCGATCCCTATGTTGTGCATCACGGCGCGCTCGGCTCTTTCGCCACCGCATATCTGCCGGCGGACACAAACGTTGAGGAGATCATCTCACGGCTCAGCCAAGTGGACCAAATTCTGCTGGTGGTCGACAAAAAGACCGCCTGCGAGCGGTTCGAACTGCCTGAAGATCGTATTGGCGACATTGTTGTCATTTCCGGCGAAAACATGACGCTTGGTACCAGTGCACATCGCCACGATCTGGCAGCGCTGGATGAACCGCTGCGCTCTCATGGCGGGCTGACAGAGCAGGAGGTTCCCTTTATCGTCAATCGTGTGCTGCCTGATTTGCCGGACGCGCCGGTTCTGCGCAACTTTGATGCCTTTCACTTTGCCTGCATGGCAGCCGCGTTGTAG